The Burkholderia latens genome segment CTGGCTCACCGCGATCGCGCTGACCGGCGCCGCCGCGATCGCCGTGTGCGCGCTGGTGCTGAATGTCAGCGAATCGCGCAGTGCCGACGCAAAGCTCAAGCAGCTCGCGCAGCGCGTCGTCGAATCGCAGGAGCAGGAGCGCGAACGGCTGTCGCGCGAGTTGCATGACGGGATCAGCCAGATGATGGTGTCTGCGAAGCTGATGCTCGAATCCGCGCTCGCGCGCTTCGAGCGCGGCGCGACACGCATGCCCGAAGCCGAGCAGGCGCTCGCGTCGGGCGTCGGGCGGCTCGGCGACACGTTGCGCGAAGTGCGGCGCATCTCGCATGCGCTGCGCCCGGCGATGCTCGACGATCTCGGCCTCGCGGCCGCGCTCGAACAACTGGTGCGCGAACTCGGCACGGAAAGCGGCATCGACATCGGCTATACGCAGGTCGCGCACAGCGGCGCGCGGCCGCTACCTGCGGCGGTCAACACGGCGCTGTTCCGGATCGCGCAGGAAGCGCTCAGCAACATCGTGCATCATGCGCAGGCGTCGCGCGCGGCCGTCACGCTCGATGTCGGCGCGCATGCGGTCACGCTGACCATCGCCGACAACGGCTGCGGCTTCGATGCCGAACGGACGCAGACCGATGCGCGCCGCGGCATCGGGCTGCGCAACATGCGCGAGCGCCTCGATGCGCTCGGCGGCACGCTGACGATCGCGTCGCAGGTTGGCCACACCGTCGTTGCCGCGCGCGTGCCGCTGCGCGCCGCCGCCTGACGGTGCGCGCCCCTAACCGGAGACTCTTGCCCATGAGCGCCCCCGACACCGCCCGGCCCGCTGCCCGCCTGCTACTCGTCGACGATCACCCGCTGGTACGCGACGGGTTGCGGATGCGGCTCGAGGCAGCCGACTTGTCCGTGGTCGGCGAAGCCGGCAACGCCGACGAGGCGCTCGCGCTCGCCGCGTCGCTCGAACCCGATCTCGCGCTGATGGACGTCGGCATGAACGGGATGAACGGGATCACGCTCGCCGGCGTGTTCCACGAGCGCTTCCCGGGCATTCGCGTGCTGATGCTGTCGATGCACGACAACGTCGAATACGTGACGCAGGCCGTGCGAGCCGGCGCGAGCGGTTATCTGCTGAAGGATTCGCCAGCGAGCGAGATCGTGCGCGCGATCGGCGCGGTGCTGGCCGGCCAGACGTTCTTCAGCGAAGGGCTCGCCGCGCGGATGATCCAGGCGAGCGCGACCGCGTCGCCGCTCGACCGGTTGACGCCGCGCGAACGCGACATCCTCGATGCGCTGGCCGAGGGGCTGTCGAGCAAGCAGATCGCGCAGCAGACGGGGCTGTCGGTGCGCACGGTGGAAACGCACCGGCTCAATCTCAAACGCAAGCTCGAAATCGAAGGGCAGGCGGAACTGATCAAGTTCGCGGTCGAGCATCGGCGGCGGTAGGCGGTCTTCCGACTGCTCGCACCGCGCGCGATTCGCCCCTCCAAAGCACTTGCAGACTCGCTGGGTCAGCATCCCGCAGTGGCAATCGCCGCTCGACCGACCCGCGAATAGAAAAGGCGCCCGGAGGCGCCTTTCATGCATCCAGACTTCGCGCGTCGACGCTCAATTCGTCCGCGAATTGTGCTTCTGCAGATACGCGATCAGCGCGTCGACGCCGCCCGATGCGAGCTGGCTCTTGAACTGGCCCTGATATACCTGGATCAACCACGCGCCCGACATGTCGATGTCGTAGATCTTCCAGTCGTTGCCGACCTTGCCGAGCCGGTAGCCGACCGACTGGCTGTCGCCCGGCGTCGTGACCGTCGACTGCACCAGCGCATCGGCGCCCGACGCGCCGCCGGCCTTGAACGAGAACTTCGCATCCTGGTTGCCGAGCTGCGCGAGCGACGCCGCATAGGTGCGCGTCATCAGCAGCTTGAACTGCTTGTACAGCTCCTGCTGCTGTTGCGGTGTCGCCTGCTTCCACGCGTCGCCGACGGCGATGCGGGTCGTGCGTTCGAAATTCGTCGCCGGCAGGAAGCGCTGCTCGACGACTTGCGTGACTTTCGCCATGTCGCCGCCGCGCGCGGCCGGGTCGGCCTTCATCGCGTTGACGGTGCCCTCGACCGCACTGCGGACGACGTCGACCGGCGCGCTCTGCGCGAAAGCGGAAACCGACACGGCTGCGGCCGCGATGAAAGCAAACAGATGACGTTTCATACTGATATTCGCACTCGATGAGAAAAAACGGCCGGCAAAATCGCATGCGTTGCATCGGCCGGTGGGTCGAAGTATAGCGGCCCCCACGCGCGCCTGCCGCGCGGTGACCGACTGTTACCTTTGATCCCCCTTTGTCACAGAGCCTTCGCCGCGGCGCTCCGCGCCGATTATGTAAGCGTCCCCTTACCAATCATCCGATCTTTGGCGCCGATTCTCGCGAAGCGGAGCAAATATCCTTCCCGCCCTTTTACGTAGCGACGTCGCGACCGACGCCACGTTGCGCCGGTATACTCGTTGCTTTGCCCTTGCCAGCCCCTCCGCACCGCCACATGGTGACATCTCTCATCGTCCGACTCGTCGCATGGTCGGTCCGCCGCCCCGTCTGGGTCGTCGTGCTGTCGCTCGTCATTGCCGCGTTCAGCGGCGTCTATGTCGCGCAGCACTTCAAGATCAACACGGACATCAGCAAGCTCGTCGATGCCGAGCCGCAATGGGCCGCGCTCAGCAAGGCCGTCGACGCAGCGTTCCCGCAACGCAACGGCACGATCCTCGCGGTGGTCGAAGCGCCCGCGCCCGAATTCGCGACCGCCGCCGCGCACGCGCTCACCGACGCGCTGCAGAAGCAAACCGACGCCGGCCATATCGGTCAGGTCGGCGAACCCGGCGGCGGCCCGTTCTTCGAGCACAACGGGCTGCTGTTCCTGTCGCCGCAGGAGGTGTCGGATACGACGTCCCAGCTCGCGAGCGCGCGGCCGCTCGTCAACGAACTCGCGAAGAACCCGAGCCTCACCGGGCTCGCGACCACGCTGTCCACCACGCTCGGCCAGCCGCTGTTGACCGGGCAGGTCAAGCTGCCGGCGATGGCGAAGCTGCTCGCGCGCAGTGCCGCGACCGTCGACGACGTGCTGGCCGGCAAGCCGGCCGCATTCTCCTGGCGCGGGCTGGTCGACAGCGACGCCGCACGCCAGCCGGCGCGCGCATTCGTCACCGTGCAGCCGGTCGTGAACTACGGCGCGCTGAAGGCCGGCGCGGCCACGAGCGAGGTGATCCGCGACACCGCGCGCACGCTCGATCTGGAAAAACGCTACGGCGCGGTCGTGCGCCTGACCGGCGAACAGCCGCTCGCCGACGACGAATTCGCGTCGGTCGAAGACGGCGCCGCGCTCAACGGCGTGCTCACGCTGCTCGCCGTGCTCGTGATCCTGTGGCTCGCGCTGCGCTCGAAGCGAATGATCGGATCGGTGCTCGTCACGCTGTTCGTCGGCCTCGTCGTGACCGCCGCGCTCGGCCTTGCGATGGTCGGTTCACTGAACATGATCTCGGTCGCGTTCATGGTGCTGTTCGTGGGCCTCGGCGTCGACTTCTCGATCCAGTACGGCGTGAAGTACCGCGAGGAACGCTTCCGCGATCCGCGCATCGATCACGCGCTGATCGGGGCCGCGCACTCGATGGGCATGCCGCTCGCGCTCGCGACCACGGCCGTCGCGGCGAGCTTTTTCTCGTTCATCCCGACCGCGTATCGCGGCGTGTCCGAGCTCGGGCTGATCGCGGGCGTCGGGATGTTCGTCGCGCTGTTGACCACGCTCACACTGCTGCCCGCGCTGCTCCGCCTGTTCGCGCCGCCCGGCGAATCGAAGACGCCCGGGTTTCCGTGGCTCGCGCCGGTCGACGATTTCCTCGATCGCCATCGCAAGCCGATCCTCATCGGCACGCTCGCGGTCGTGATCGGCGCGCTGCCGCTGCTCGCGTTCCTGCACTTCGACTTCAATCCGCTGCACCTGAAGGATCCGCACAGCGAATCGATGGCGACGCTGCTCGCGCTGAAGGATTCGCCGGAAGCCGCGGTCAACGACGTCACGCTGCTCGCGCCGTCGCTCGCCGAAGCCGACGCGGCCGCGAAGCGCCTCGACGCGCTGCCGGAGGTCGGTCGCACGACGACGCTCACGACTTTCGTGCCGGCCGACCAGCCGGCCAAGCGCGCGGCGATCGCCACGGCTGCGAGCGAACTGCTGCCCGCGCTGACGCAGCCGGCCGCGCCGCCCGCGACCGACGCGCAGCGCGTCGCCGCGCTCAAGCGCGTGTCGGACCTGCTGAGCTATGCGGCGGAAGATCACCCGGGGCCGGGCGCGCCGGCCGCGCAGCATCTGTCGGCATCGCTCGCGAAGCTGGCCGCGGCCGACAGCGCGACGCGCGATCGCGCGGAACGCGCGTTCTCGGACACGCTGCGCATCGCACTCAACCAGCTCGCGACGCTGCTGCAGCCGCAGGAGATCACGCGCGAATCGCTGCCGCCGCAGCTGGTGCGCGACTGGGTCGCGCCGGACGGCCACGCGCTCGTGCAGATCTCGCCGAAGGTGCCCAAGGGCGTCGACCCGAACGACGACACGATGCTGCGCCGCTTCGCGAAGGCCGTGAAGGCGGCGGACCCGGGCGCGACCGGCGGTCCGATCTCGATCCTGCATTCGGCCGAGACGATCATCAACGCGTTCCTGCATGCGGCGCTGTGGTCGATCATCTCGATCACCATCCTGCTGTGGATCACGTTGCGCCGCTTCGGCGACGTGCTGCGCACGCTGGTGCCGCTGCTCGTGTCCGGGCTCGTCACGCTCGAGATGTGCGTGGTGCTCGGCATGTCGCTGAACTTCGCGAACATCATCGCGCTGCCGCTGATGCTCGGCGTCGGCGTCGCGTTCAAGGTGTACTTCGTGATGGCATGGCGCGCGGGGCAGACTGGCCTGCTGCACTCGAGCCTCACGCACGCGGTGCTGTTCAGCGCCGCGACGACGGCAACCGCTTTCGGCAGCCTGTGGCTGTCGCATCATCCGGGCACGTCGAGCATGGGCAAACTGCTTGCGCTGGCGTTGACCTGCACGCTGATCGGCGCCGTGGTGTTTCAGCCTGTCCTGATGGGCAAACCGCGCGTCAAACGCGCCAAGAACCAATCGCAAGGAAACAATGAATAAGGTGCGAATCATTGCGGCGACCGTCGCAGCCAGCGCGGTGCTCAGCGGCTGCGCGACGGGCCCGAACCGCAACCCCAACGACCCGCTCGAGCCGATGAACCGCGCGATGTACAAGTTCAACGACACGGTCGACACGAACATCGCGGTGCCGATCGCGAAGGGATACCAGAAGATCACGCCGACGCCGGTGCGCACCGCGATCAGCAACTTCTTCTCGAACCTCGGCGATCTCGGCAACATGGCGAACAACCTGTTGCAGCTGCGCATCACGGATGCGACGCAGGACCTGATGCGCGTGGCGATGAACTCGGTGTTCGGCGTCGGCGGCCTGATCGACATCGCGACGCCGGCCGGCCTGCCGAAGCATCACCAGGACTTCGGGCTGACGATGGCGCGCTGGGGCATGCCGTCGGGCCCGTACCTCGTGTTGCCGGTGTTCGGCCCAAGCACGATTCGCGACGGCGTCGGCCGCGCGGTGGACGTCCGCTTCAACCTGCTCAACTACATCGAGCCGGCCGTGCGCAATCCGATGTACATCGCGCAGTTCATCAGCGCGCGCTCGGACCTGCTCGGCGCAACCGATTTGCTGAAGCAGGCGGCGCTCGATCCGTATTCGTTCGTCCGCGATGCGTATCTGCAGCAACGCAAGTCGCTCACGTATCGCGGGCAGTCGGCGTCGACCGCGGTGCCGAACTACGCGGAGCCGGGTGAAGCCGGCGCGGTGCCGGCCGCGACGCCCGCCATGCCGGGCGGCTTGCCGAACTATGAGGATCCGGGTGAGTCGGGAGGCGCATCGGGCGCAACGCCGAACAATGCGCCGGCCGCACCGGGCCTGCCGCAGTACGACGATCCGGGTGCGGGCGCGGCAGCGCCCGCGAGTGCGCCTGCTGCGGCATCGGCGGCTGCGCCGACCGGTGCAACGACCGCACCTGCCGCGAACGGCGCGCCCATCGCGCCGGCCGTGCCGACGCCGCCCGCAAGCGCTCCGGCCGCGCAGTAGCGCGGCCACGCCGTCTGCCGGAACGACAAGGAGCGCTGCATCATGCAGCGCTCTTTTTTTGCGCGTCCGCGAAACGAAAAAGAGGAGGGGAGAAGCGCAGCGGGAAAGCGGCGAGCGCCGCTCAGACGATCCGCATCGCGCCCGCACGCTCGAACGCGTGCCGCGCCTGTATCAGCGTCGTGCGCGCTGCGCGCGCATCGCCCGCGACCTGCAGCAGCGGACCAAGCTGCGACGGCTGCTTCAGCAGCTCGCGCAAAATCGGCAGGATCGCGGTGCTGCCGTCGTCGCGCAGGCCGGCCGTCGCCGCGCGCGGCAGCGTGCGCCACGCGGGATCGACGATCGCGCGACACACCGCGAACGGCACGCCGCGCGACGCGGCGAAGGCCGCCGCGATATGCGATTCCATGTCGACGGCGAGCGCGCCCTTCGCACGATGCAGCGACGTCTTTTCCTGCTCGCTGACCACCGGCGCGCCAACTGCCGCCATCGTGCCGCGCGTGACGCGCGCCCACACCGGCGTGTCGTGCAGCGCGGCGACGAGGCGGGCGCTCCAGCCCGGATCGGTCGGCACGCGGCCGAACGGGCCGTCGATCGCGTCCGCGATCACGAGCGCGCCGGGCGCGAGCTCGGGCGCGAGCCCGCCCGCGGTGCCGAAGCTGACGATGCCCGCGCAACCGCGTGCGGTCGCTTCGGCCAGCGCGCGCTCGAGCCGGTCGGCCCGCGCGGCGAACACCGCCTCGACGCCGTGACCGCGCGCAATGCGCGCCTCGAACGCCATCCCCGTGACGGCGATGACGGGCAGCGTGCCGTTGTGCTGCGTCGCCGGCACGCGTTACATCCCGACCGTCACGCGCGTCGCATTCGCGCGCTTCAGGTTGCGATAACGCGCAAGCGCCCACAGCGGGAAGAACTTGCGATAGCCGTGATAGCGCAGGTAGAACACGCGCGGGAAACCGGTCGCCGTGAAGCGCGTCTCGTCCCACAGGCCTTCGTCGTTTTGCTGCGCGATCAGGTAGTCGACGCCGCGTGCGACAGCCGGGTTGTTCACCTCGCCGGCCGCCATCAGTCCGAGCAGCGCCCAGGCCGTCTGCGACGCCGTGCTCGGCGCCTGCTCGTAGCCGCGGTAGTTCAGCTTGTAGCTGTCGCCGTCCTCCCCCCAGCCGCCGTCCTTGTTCTGGATCGACAGCAGCCACTGCGCGCCGCGCTTCATGCGCGGATCGTCCGGCGTCAGGCCGGCCGCGTTCAGCGCGCAAAGGGCCGTCCATGTGCCGTATACGTAGTTCATCCCCCAGCGGCCGTACCAGCTGCCGTCCGGCTCCTGTTCCTTCAGCATGTAGTCGAGCGCGCGACGGGCCGGCTCGCTGTTCAGCGGCGTCTCGCCGAGTTGCGACAGCATCGACAGGCAGCGGCCCGACACGTCGGCGGTCGGCGGATCGAGCAGTGCGCCGTGATCCGAGAACGGAATGTTGTTCAGGTAGTACTGCGTGTTCTCCGGTTCGAACGCGCCCCAGCCGCCGTCGCTGCTCTGCATGCCGACCACCCATTCGCGCGCACGCGCCATCGATTCGCGATACGTGTCCGTCTGCTTGAGCTTCTGAGCGCGGTCCATCGCCATCACGACCACAGCGGTGTCGTCGACGTCCGGATAGTGCGCATTCGCGTACTGAAACGCCCAGCCGCCCGGCCGGACGTTCGGCCGGCGCGAGATCCAGTCGCCGCGCACGTCGAGAATCTGCAGCGGGCGCAGCCAATCGAGGCCGCGCAGTACGGCCTCTTCCGCACGCGCGTCGCCGGTTTCGAGCAGCGCATGCGCGGCGAGCGACGTGTCCCACACCGGCGACAGGCACGGCTGGCAATACGCTTCGTCCTCGTGCACGACGAGCAGTTTCTCGACCGACTTGCGCGCGATCGCGCGATTCGGATGATCTTCAGCGTAGCCGAGCACGTCGTACATCATCACCGCGTTGGCCATCGCCGGATAGATCGCGCCCAGGCCGTCCTCGCCGTTCAGGCGCTCGTCGACGAACGCCACCGCCTGACGGATCGCGCGTTCGCGCGTGTAGCTGGGGAACAGCCCGTCGACCGCGCGCAACGCATGATCGACCACGCGGAAGAACGCGAACCAGCCAGGGCTCTGGTGACCCTGGCGCGGCAGCAGCCCCGCGTTGACGGGCGGGTCGATGAACAGCTCGTCGATACGCACGCCGCGCGGGTTCTTTGCGAGCGGGCGCTTTGCATTCAGCACCAGCAGCGGCACGATCACCGTGCGCGCCCAGTACGACACCTTCGACAGATGGAACGGGAACCACTGCGGCAGCAGCATGATTTCGACCGGCATCATCGGCACCGCGCGCCACGGGATCGCACCGTACAGCGCGAGCTGGATCCGCGTGAACACGTTCGACATCTCCGCGCCGCCCATCGCATGGATCGCCCGGCGCGCACGCTGCATGTGCTCGGCGTTCTCGTCGTCGCCGATCACCTTCAGCGCGAAATACGCCTTCACGCTCGCGCTGATGTTCGGTGCGCCGTCGGTGAACAGCGGCCAGCCGCCGTCGGCCTGCTGGATGCGGCGCAGATAGCGGCCGATCTTCTGTTCGAGCTCGAGGTTCGGCGTCTCGCCGAGATAGTGGACGAGCAGTACGTATTCGGCCGGAATCGTCGAATCGGCCTCCAGTTCGTAGACCCAGTGTCCGTCCGCGTTCTGCGCGGCCAACAGCGCGTCGGTCGCGCGCGCGACGGCCGTGTCGAGCGAGGCCGGCACGGTGCCGGCGGACAGGGTAGCCATTTCGGTGAGATCGTTCATCGGTCCCTCTGTTGCTTATTGTGTCTGGAGCACGTCCGCGGCCAGTTGGCCGGAACGGATCGCGCCCTCGATCGTGGCGGGCAGGCCGGTGGCAATCCAGTCGCCCGCCAGCACGAGATTGGTCCAGCGCGTACGCACGGCCGGACGTTTCATTTCCTGCGACGGCACCGCCGCAAAACCCGCGCGCGGCTCGACGACGAGCTGCCACGCGGGGATGGCTTCGGCATTCGCGCCCGTCACGCGCGCGACGTCGTCCCAAATACGCTGCGCAAGCGCGTCGCGCGGCATGTCGAGCCAGCGGCCCGCATCGCGGATCGATGCCGCGAGCGTGCCGTCGCCGGTGCGCATCGCATCGACGATGCCGTTGACGACGGTCGTCTGCTGCGGAGGACCGTCGTGCGTGTCGGCGGCGAAATACGCGGTCACGACCGCGCCGAACGTATCGGGCGCCGTGAGGTCCGGCACCAGCGGTTGCGCAACCTCCGGCGGCACGGCCAGCACGACCGCGTCGCCCGGCGCGAGATCGACGCGTTCGCCGCCGATCGTGATCGCGTCGACCGCATTGCCATGCGCGCCGAACTCGAATGCATTGAGGCGCGAGTTCAGCCGTATTTGCGCGCCGCCATGCTGCAGCATCCGCAGCGCCGGTTCGACGAACGCGCTGCCGAGCCCCTGGCGCGCGACGAGCGGCCGGCAGCCCGGCCCGCCCGCCGAGAACGCGCCCCACAGCGCCGCTCGTGCGAGCTCGGCGCTCGCATGGCGCGGCTCGACGTTCAGCACGCCGACGAGAAACGGCCTCAGCCAGCGATCCCACAGCACGCCGTCGCATCGCATCGTCTGCGCGAGCGAGCGGCCGGTGCGCGCGAATGCGAGCGGCGCGAGCGCCAGGTAGTCGAGCGGCGTGGTGCCGGGCGCACGCGAGGCGGCATCGAACAGCCACGACGGCCAGCGTCCGTTGCCGAAGCGCAGCGTCCAGCGCTGCTGCGACGCGGCGTCGACCACTGGATATTCGGACAGCGCGGGCCCGACGAGCAGATCGGCCGCGCCCGTCGCGCGCAGGTAGCGCTGCGTCGCGGGCTGACCCGCGAAGATCTGATGCAGCCCGCTGTCGAGCGTCGTGTTCAACGTGCCGTCGAACCACGTGCGGCAACGGCCGCCCGCATGCGCACGCGCGTCGTGCAGCACGATCCGCCGCCCGCGGCGTTGCAGCTCGACGGCGGCCGACAGCCCCGCGAGTCCTGCACCGATCACGTGGACGGTTCTGGGCATCGGCTCAGAACAGCGCGTAGCGCGCCGCGATCATCAGCATGCGCGCCTTCGGCTTGCGCAGCGGGGCACGCGGATAAGCGAAGCCGCGCGCGATCGCAGCGTCGAGAATGCAGCGATAAGCGCCCGACATGATGCGCGGCGCCTTCACCTGCGCGCGCGCGCAGGTGTCCATCACGGCGTCCGCTTCGCGGAAGTGCGCGATCGCCCGTTCGACGAGCGTCGCGCACACGCGCGGCAGCGCCGGATCGCGCGCGATCGTCGCCGGATCGGTGATCGCGATGCCTTCCCGCGCGAGCAGCTCGCGCGGCAGATAGCAACGGTTGATTGCCGCATCGTCGTCGATGTCGCGCAGGATGTTCGTCAGTTGCAGCGCACGGCCGAGATGGTGCGACAGCTTGATGCCTTCCGCGTCGGGGATCCCGAAAATCCTCACCGACAGGCGGCCGGCCGCGCTCGCGACGCGATCGCAGAACAGATCGAGCGTCGGCTCGTCGGGCGCGCAGATGTCTTCGGCGGCGTCCATCGCCATCCCGTCGATCATTGCGTGGAAGTCGTCGCGCTGCAGGTTGAACGCGCGAATTTCGCGCTCAAGCGCGATCAAATGCCGCGGCGGACGGCCGGCAAAGCACGCGTCGATATCCGCGCGCCAGCGATCGAGGCCCGCGTTGCGCTCGGCGCGCGGCAAATCGCTGTCGGCGATGTCGTCGACCGCGCGGCAAAACGCATAGACCTGGAACATCGCGTCGCGCTGCACCGCCGGCAGAATGCGCATTGCCAGATAGAAAGAACTGCCCGATGTGACGGCAGCGGCGTCGGTTTCTTGTTCGTCCACGACGAGATTGGAAACGGCCAAGACGAGCTCCACGGAGGCACCCACGCGGGGCGATTGAAGAAGCCATGCCCGGCTGGGTTGGTCAGGGCGTCAAATGCGTGCGAGATATGCGAACGATCGACGCAGACAGGCACAAATTACCGGCCGGAAGCCGGAATTGGGCGAAAGTATAGCAATCTTTGAAGTTCGATGGCGGCCTCGCGCCGGGCGGGCGCCGGGCGCGTACCCGCGGGCCGGCGCGGACGGCGGTGGCCATCAGCGCGGCTGGCCGCCCCCTCAGCCGTAGACGATGTCGCGCTGCAGGTCGAGCGCGATGAGGCCCATTTCGCGGGTCAGCTGCAGCATGGAGCGGCGCTCGAGCCGCGAGCCCATGAAGCTCGTCACGCGCCCGTCCGGCTCCACGGTGAACTGGAACAACGCGCTGCCGGTGCCGAACCACGCGCCCGGCACGTCCGGCGATTCATGCCAGTCGATCGCGTCGAATACGCTGGCGATTCCCGCACGCACGGCGTCGCCGGGGCCGATCGGCGGCGCGACGTCGCCCAGGTCGTCGAGCGAATAGGGGCCGGGTTTGTCCGGCTTCCGGTAGAAGAGATAGTCGACGTTCATGGGGCGCAAAGGGGACGAAAGCGTCAAATTAGCGCGCTTCGCGACAAATTCAAATCAGATCGAGACGAAATGTGGCCTGTACGAGACAGAAGCGCGGTTTCGCGCGACCCCGCGCGTCGATGCTTGGACGTGCGCGGCTTCGTCTAAGATGAACATCTTTCCCGAACGACACGGACATCATGGAGACGAACGTAACCGCCACCCCGCAGTCCGATCATCCCGTTTTCGTGCTCGTGCACGGCGCGTGGCACGGCGCGTGGTGCTACACGCACGTCGCGGCCGCGCTCGCCGCGCGCGGCTATCTGTCGATCGCGCGCGACCTGCCCGCGCACGGCGTCCATGCCCGCTTTCCCGCATCGTATCTCGACAGGCCGCTCGACAAGGATGCGTTCGGCGCCGAGCCGTCGCCGGTCGC includes the following:
- a CDS encoding cache domain-containing protein is translated as MKLKAKIFLLAIVPFLLAIAGIGFGVRQQATSLARTQHATIQAAYLSSKEVELKHYVELATSAIMPLYDASGGNARDDGLLRTQALAMLQKMDFGPDGYFFVYDLHGNALMHPREPERVGHNFWTMRDPQGALTIQQLIGAASHGGGYVRYTWQRPSTGKPAPKLGYVVALERWGWMVGTGIYLDDVDTALQRIDARASANIERTMSWLTAIALTGAAAIAVCALVLNVSESRSADAKLKQLAQRVVESQEQERERLSRELHDGISQMMVSAKLMLESALARFERGATRMPEAEQALASGVGRLGDTLREVRRISHALRPAMLDDLGLAAALEQLVRELGTESGIDIGYTQVAHSGARPLPAAVNTALFRIAQEALSNIVHHAQASRAAVTLDVGAHAVTLTIADNGCGFDAERTQTDARRGIGLRNMRERLDALGGTLTIASQVGHTVVAARVPLRAAA
- a CDS encoding response regulator, giving the protein MSAPDTARPAARLLLVDDHPLVRDGLRMRLEAADLSVVGEAGNADEALALAASLEPDLALMDVGMNGMNGITLAGVFHERFPGIRVLMLSMHDNVEYVTQAVRAGASGYLLKDSPASEIVRAIGAVLAGQTFFSEGLAARMIQASATASPLDRLTPRERDILDALAEGLSSKQIAQQTGLSVRTVETHRLNLKRKLEIEGQAELIKFAVEHRRR
- a CDS encoding MlaC/ttg2D family ABC transporter substrate-binding protein; protein product: MKRHLFAFIAAAAVSVSAFAQSAPVDVVRSAVEGTVNAMKADPAARGGDMAKVTQVVEQRFLPATNFERTTRIAVGDAWKQATPQQQQELYKQFKLLMTRTYAASLAQLGNQDAKFSFKAGGASGADALVQSTVTTPGDSQSVGYRLGKVGNDWKIYDIDMSGAWLIQVYQGQFKSQLASGGVDALIAYLQKHNSRTN
- a CDS encoding MMPL family transporter; translated protein: MVTSLIVRLVAWSVRRPVWVVVLSLVIAAFSGVYVAQHFKINTDISKLVDAEPQWAALSKAVDAAFPQRNGTILAVVEAPAPEFATAAAHALTDALQKQTDAGHIGQVGEPGGGPFFEHNGLLFLSPQEVSDTTSQLASARPLVNELAKNPSLTGLATTLSTTLGQPLLTGQVKLPAMAKLLARSAATVDDVLAGKPAAFSWRGLVDSDAARQPARAFVTVQPVVNYGALKAGAATSEVIRDTARTLDLEKRYGAVVRLTGEQPLADDEFASVEDGAALNGVLTLLAVLVILWLALRSKRMIGSVLVTLFVGLVVTAALGLAMVGSLNMISVAFMVLFVGLGVDFSIQYGVKYREERFRDPRIDHALIGAAHSMGMPLALATTAVAASFFSFIPTAYRGVSELGLIAGVGMFVALLTTLTLLPALLRLFAPPGESKTPGFPWLAPVDDFLDRHRKPILIGTLAVVIGALPLLAFLHFDFNPLHLKDPHSESMATLLALKDSPEAAVNDVTLLAPSLAEADAAAKRLDALPEVGRTTTLTTFVPADQPAKRAAIATAASELLPALTQPAAPPATDAQRVAALKRVSDLLSYAAEDHPGPGAPAAQHLSASLAKLAAADSATRDRAERAFSDTLRIALNQLATLLQPQEITRESLPPQLVRDWVAPDGHALVQISPKVPKGVDPNDDTMLRRFAKAVKAADPGATGGPISILHSAETIINAFLHAALWSIISITILLWITLRRFGDVLRTLVPLLVSGLVTLEMCVVLGMSLNFANIIALPLMLGVGVAFKVYFVMAWRAGQTGLLHSSLTHAVLFSAATTATAFGSLWLSHHPGTSSMGKLLALALTCTLIGAVVFQPVLMGKPRVKRAKNQSQGNNE
- a CDS encoding VacJ family lipoprotein, giving the protein MNKVRIIAATVAASAVLSGCATGPNRNPNDPLEPMNRAMYKFNDTVDTNIAVPIAKGYQKITPTPVRTAISNFFSNLGDLGNMANNLLQLRITDATQDLMRVAMNSVFGVGGLIDIATPAGLPKHHQDFGLTMARWGMPSGPYLVLPVFGPSTIRDGVGRAVDVRFNLLNYIEPAVRNPMYIAQFISARSDLLGATDLLKQAALDPYSFVRDAYLQQRKSLTYRGQSASTAVPNYAEPGEAGAVPAATPAMPGGLPNYEDPGESGGASGATPNNAPAAPGLPQYDDPGAGAAAPASAPAAASAAAPTGATTAPAANGAPIAPAVPTPPASAPAAQ
- a CDS encoding phosphorylase, whose amino-acid sequence is MPATQHNGTLPVIAVTGMAFEARIARGHGVEAVFAARADRLERALAEATARGCAGIVSFGTAGGLAPELAPGALVIADAIDGPFGRVPTDPGWSARLVAALHDTPVWARVTRGTMAAVGAPVVSEQEKTSLHRAKGALAVDMESHIAAAFAASRGVPFAVCRAIVDPAWRTLPRAATAGLRDDGSTAILPILRELLKQPSQLGPLLQVAGDARAARTTLIQARHAFERAGAMRIV
- the shc gene encoding squalene--hopene cyclase; this translates as MNDLTEMATLSAGTVPASLDTAVARATDALLAAQNADGHWVYELEADSTIPAEYVLLVHYLGETPNLELEQKIGRYLRRIQQADGGWPLFTDGAPNISASVKAYFALKVIGDDENAEHMQRARRAIHAMGGAEMSNVFTRIQLALYGAIPWRAVPMMPVEIMLLPQWFPFHLSKVSYWARTVIVPLLVLNAKRPLAKNPRGVRIDELFIDPPVNAGLLPRQGHQSPGWFAFFRVVDHALRAVDGLFPSYTRERAIRQAVAFVDERLNGEDGLGAIYPAMANAVMMYDVLGYAEDHPNRAIARKSVEKLLVVHEDEAYCQPCLSPVWDTSLAAHALLETGDARAEEAVLRGLDWLRPLQILDVRGDWISRRPNVRPGGWAFQYANAHYPDVDDTAVVVMAMDRAQKLKQTDTYRESMARAREWVVGMQSSDGGWGAFEPENTQYYLNNIPFSDHGALLDPPTADVSGRCLSMLSQLGETPLNSEPARRALDYMLKEQEPDGSWYGRWGMNYVYGTWTALCALNAAGLTPDDPRMKRGAQWLLSIQNKDGGWGEDGDSYKLNYRGYEQAPSTASQTAWALLGLMAAGEVNNPAVARGVDYLIAQQNDEGLWDETRFTATGFPRVFYLRYHGYRKFFPLWALARYRNLKRANATRVTVGM
- the hpnE gene encoding hydroxysqualene dehydroxylase HpnE, which gives rise to MPRTVHVIGAGLAGLSAAVELQRRGRRIVLHDARAHAGGRCRTWFDGTLNTTLDSGLHQIFAGQPATQRYLRATGAADLLVGPALSEYPVVDAASQQRWTLRFGNGRWPSWLFDAASRAPGTTPLDYLALAPLAFARTGRSLAQTMRCDGVLWDRWLRPFLVGVLNVEPRHASAELARAALWGAFSAGGPGCRPLVARQGLGSAFVEPALRMLQHGGAQIRLNSRLNAFEFGAHGNAVDAITIGGERVDLAPGDAVVLAVPPEVAQPLVPDLTAPDTFGAVVTAYFAADTHDGPPQQTTVVNGIVDAMRTGDGTLAASIRDAGRWLDMPRDALAQRIWDDVARVTGANAEAIPAWQLVVEPRAGFAAVPSQEMKRPAVRTRWTNLVLAGDWIATGLPATIEGAIRSGQLAADVLQTQ